One window of Vespa velutina chromosome 2, iVesVel2.1, whole genome shotgun sequence genomic DNA carries:
- the LOC124957716 gene encoding protein Mpv17 has protein sequence MRIIFKSYQKLLSKYPVRTQAVQAGILMGLGDQLAQNLVERKKFKDLDFARTSHFISIGFFIAGPATTTWYRILDKYIGSKGGVVVVKKVLCDQLLFAPSFLTILLVSIGLLQGNDIDSLKHKLKTNYFEILLNNYKIWPMVQLVNFYFIPLQYQVLLVQSVALLWNTYISYITNTEIK, from the exons atgagaattatttttaaatcatatcaAAAGTTACTGTCAAAGTATCCAGTGAGAACTCAAGCAGTACAAGCTg GTATTTTAATGGGACTAGGCGATCAATTAGCACAAAATTTagtagaacgaaaaaaatttaaagatttgGATTTTGCAAGAACTAGTCATTTTATTAGTATTGGCTTTTTTATAGCT ggTCCGGCAACTACAACATGGTACCgtatattagataaatatattggtTCGAAAGGAGGAGTTGTAGTTGTGAAGAAAGTTTTATGCGATCAACTGCTCTTTGCTCCTTCCTTTTTAACTATTTTACTCGTTTCTATCGGATTGTTACAAGGGAATGATATTGATAGTTTAAAACATAAATTGAAAACTAATTACTTTGAAatactattaaataattataag atTTGGCCTATGGTACAGTtagtcaatttttattttattccattacAGTATCAAGTATTACTTGTACAGTCAGTTGCATTGTTAtggaatacatatatttcctaTATAACCAAcacagaaataaaataa